The DNA segment GGCGGAACGGGGAGATCCCCTGCTTGTTCCACCTGTTCACCGGCCTCTACTGTCCCGGCTGCGGCGGGACGCGGGCCGTCAAGGCGCTGCTTTTGGGGCGGCCGCTTGTGAGCTTTCTGTATCACCCGCTGGTGCTTTTCTGTGCGCTTTTGGCGCTGTGGTTCGCCTGGTCATATTTCCTTTACCGGCGGACGGGAAAGGAACGGTACCGGCCGTCTTTTGACAATAAATATGTGTATGCGGCGGCCATTCTCACTGCCGTCAACTTTATCATAAAAAATGTGCTTCTGATATTCTTCGGGATT comes from the Eubacteriaceae bacterium Marseille-Q4139 genome and includes:
- a CDS encoding DUF2752 domain-containing protein → MSVVREIFILWRNGEIPCLFHLFTGLYCPGCGGTRAVKALLLGRPLVSFLYHPLVLFCALLALWFAWSYFLYRRTGKERYRPSFDNKYVYAAAILTAVNFIIKNVLLIFFGIDLLALLPKV